From the genome of Enoplosus armatus isolate fEnoArm2 chromosome 21, fEnoArm2.hap1, whole genome shotgun sequence, one region includes:
- the hccsb gene encoding holocytochrome c-type synthase, translated as MGASLSTPAPPTVRAEAMVAAPPQGCPMHQEAQPVKVSPPSECPMHQAQPVKASPPSECPMHQPEAGPAHQDRAYEFVECPMKAAAGMNSDIDPANMMPPPNQTPAPDQPFDLSVTREESSIPRHNTEKKWVYPSEQMFWNAMLRKGWRWREDDLAAQDMNNIIKIHNKNNEQAWQEILKWEALHARECPCGPTLKRFGGKAKEYSPRARLRHWMGYELPFDRHDWIIDRCGKEVRYVIDYYDGEINKDTYQFSALDVRPAYDSLDAVWDRMKVAWWRWTS; from the exons ATGGGAGCCTCCTTGTCCACACCTGCTCCTCCCACAGTCAGGGCAGAGGCCATGGTGGCCGCCCCTCCTCAGGGCTGCCCCATGCACCAAGAGGCCCAGCCTGTCAAAG TGTCTCCCCCTTCGGAGTGTCCCATGCACCAAGCTCAGCCTGTGAAAG CGTCTCCTCCGTCGGAGTGTCCGATGCACCAACCGGAGGCGGGCCCAGCTCACCAGGACCGGGCCTACGAGTTCGTGGAGTGTCCCATGAAAGCCGCGGCCGGCATGAACAGTGACATCGACCCGGCAAATATG ATGCCTCCTCCTAACCAAACTCCGGCTCCAGACCAGCCCTTCGACCTGTCCGTCACCAGAGAGGAGTCCTCCATTCCCCGTcacaacacagagaagaagtgGGTTTACCCGTCCGAGCAGATGTTCTGGAACGCCATGCTGCGGAAAGG GTGGCGCTGGCGCGAGGACGACCTCGCTGCTCAAGACATGAACAACATCATTAAGATCCACAACAAGAACAACGAGCAGGCCTGGCAGGAGATCCTGAAATGGGAGGCCCTGCACGCGCG CGAATGTCCATGTGGGCCGACCTTGAAGAGGTTCGGTGGGAAAGCCAAGGAGTACTCGCCCAGGGCTCGCCTCCGCCACTGGATGGG CTACGAGCTGCCGTTCGACCGCCACGACTGGATCATTGACCGCTGCGGGAAGGAGGTGCGCTACGTCATCGACTACTACGACGGCGAAATCAACAAGGACACCTACCAGTTCTCCGCCCTGGACGTACGCCCGGCCTACGACTCTTTAGACGCCGTCTGGGACCGCATGAAGGTGGCCTGGTGGCGCTGGACCTCTTAA